The following is a genomic window from Synergistaceae bacterium.
AACAGTTTTACTCAAAAACAGTTATTATTGCGACAGGAACATACCTTGGATCTAAAATACACATAGGATTAACTTCATATAAATCTGGGCCGATTGGACAAATAGCAGCAACAGAATTTGCAAGAAATTTTAAAAAAACCGGACTTGAAATAGGAAGATTACGAACAGACACAACTCCCAGATTAAAAATGGACACAATAAACTGGGACATTCTTGAAAAGCAGAAAAGCATTAGTGAACCGGCCTGTTTCTCCTACTTCGGAGAAAAAAAGGTTTATGAGGGAATGTTTTGTGGCCTTACAAGAACAAATGAACAAACCCACGAAATTATAAGAAAATATTTTCCACAATCTCCAATAGTTCAAGGGACTCTTGACTCTCTTGGACCGAGATATTGCCCTTCTATAGACGATAAAATCATAAAATTTCCAGAAAAAGAGACACATCCTATTTTTCTAGAGCCAATAAGTTTAGAAAGCCAAGAAGTTTACATGCAAAACTTTTCAACATCAATGTGTGTAGAGGCACAAATTGAGGCTGTCCAAACAATCAAGGGTTGTGAAAGTGCAGAAATATTGCGCCCTGGCTACTCAATTGAATATGATTATGTACAACCTACGCAGCTGGAGGCATGGCTTGAGACAAAAAACATAAAAAACCTCTTCTTGGCTGGACAGATAAATGGTACTTCCGGATATGAGGAAGCCGGAGCACAGGGGTTAATAGCAGGAATAAACGCAGCTCTTATAGCAAAAAACAAGCACCCCGTTGTATTAACAAGAAATCTCGCCTATATAGGTGTTCTAATTGATGACCTTATAACTAAGGGGACAAACGAACCATATCGTATGTTTACAAGTAGATGTGAATATAGACTCCTGCTTCGGCATGATAATGCAGATGAAAGACTTGCACAGCTAGGGTATGAGATTGGTTTAAATTCTGAAGACATTTGGGAAAAGTATCAGAAAACATGGAATCTTATAAAAGGGGAAAAAGAACGCTTAGAAAATATTAAAATAGCGCCTACAGAAAAAAACAATGAAATCCTGCGGGGTGCAGCCTCTTCCCCAATTTCCGAAAAAATATCAGCTTTAAGTTTATTAAAAAGACCGGAAATAAATTGGGAAATACTAGCGAGCATGACCGATACAAAAGTAAACAATGAACAGGGTGAAAAGATAGCCATCTCTTTAAAATATGAGGGATATATTGAAAGACAAAAAAAACAAGTAAAAAAAATGGAAAAAATGGAAAAGTTGAAAATCCCAAAAGACTTTGATTTTTCATCAATACCGAGTCTTTCTGCAGAAGGGAAGCAAAAATTTCTGAGAGCTCTCCCAAGAACATTGGGACAAGCCTCAAGGATTTCGGGAGTTCCTCCGACAGACATCCAGCTTCTATGGGTTGCAATAGAAAATAGAAGAAGATCGGCAATAGGAGAATAGAATGAACAGGTATAAAAAAATAGGGGAGTTCATAGAAAAACAAAACTCAAATCCGGTAAACGATTATGAAAAATTCTCAATACTGGAAGCAAATTGGAATAAACTGATTGGCCCCCCGCTTTCAGATAGAACTGCCCCCGTTTCTTGTGATTTTTCTGAAGAGGGAATGAAAATAACTATAAATGTTGAAGATCACGGACTATTACAGGCTATAAATTTTAGGCGACATGTATTTTTGAAAGTTTTAAAAAAATATTTTTCAAGAGAGGATATTTCAGTCGAAATAAAAGCAGGAAAAATTGTAAGACAGGGAAAAGCAAAAGGACCAAAGCCTGATCATATGCGTAGAGCCCCTGTATTTTATTCTGAAGAAGCTCTAAAAAATGAAACGGAGTACTTAATGAATGAAAATGAATTAGAATTTGAAATAGCAGAACCCTTAGCAAAATTAAAATTAACGGTTGAAAAATTGAAAAAGAGAAACAACTAAACAAAATTCCATAAAAAAGCCTACAAGTAAATGAAACATTGTATTAATATAATAAGAGAGAAGTAAACAAAAAGGGAGGAATATCTATGAAATTAGGAGATAATATACAGAGCGGAGATTTTAAAGGAGAAAAACATGTTCCGGTTTTGGAGTTTCCAGAAAAAGTAAAATCAGGAGAACTGATTAAAATCAGTGCAAGTGTTGGCAAGGAAATCTCACATCCAAACACTCCGCAGCATTATATTGCGTGGATGCAGTTTTTTTATAAATCGGATGATGGGAAGTTTATTACCGAGCTGGGGAAAACTATTTTTGCATCACATGGAGAATCAGCAAACCCGGCAGAAACAGGCTCTTCCGCAACAGAACCAAGCTGTTCAGTTATGGTAAGGTTAACAAAATCTGGAACTATAATTGCACAAAGCTATTGCAACATTCACGGTTTATGGGAGTCTTCTCAGAGAATAATTGTAGAATAGCTAGATAATTATAAAAAATAATTATATGTAAATAGCGAAGCTCAAAAAGAGCTTCGCTATTTTTTTATAAAGCGAATGACTTTAAAAATAAAAAAAAGCTAAGGAAAATAATCACAGGGTTATCCACAAAAAAAGCAGTTATTTTACAAAAATTATGATATACAGTGCGAAAAAGTAGAGTTGGTCACAAACATATCCACACAATGTGCATAAAGTGGTAAAAAATATGTGGAAAAGCTATCCTGTATTTTTATTTGTGCCAGAGTGTGTTTGTAAAAAAATAGAGCAGTTTATTCACAAAATTCATAAAAAATTTTAAAATCTTAGCAAAAAATAAACATCTAAACAACTTACCTGCTTTCCATCTCATTACACAGAAAGATGATCCCAATTTTTATACAGCAAAAGGAAACTCCATCTTAAATTGAAACAAAAAACAAATAAAAACAGGAATAAAAACGACTATGCATAAACAAGCCTTAGAAAAACTAAAGGACACCTCCTTGCCCCTAAAACACGCAAATAAATAGATTTAGCTATAGGGACTACCTTTAATATAAAAGGCTCCATTTTTCTTTTCTTTTTTTATTTATAAAACAAGTAAATCTTAAAGAAAAAGAGTTTAATGATGTTGATTTATGTTGACCAATATTTTAAGATTTCCATATAATTTTTCTTTTCAATCTCGAAATACTGTTTATAATTGTTTCTAAACGACAGAAAAGTACGAAGGAAAAATGATTATATGTGGGTCAGAACAGTCTTTTTCGATTTTTGTAATAGAAGTTAATCTGTTTTTTTGTTTTAATTTTTCTTTATTTTAAATATAATATGCTCTAGTTGTTTAAATAATTTAAATGTGTTGAGGAAAGCAATAAAAACTTTTTTTATAATTTAAAATAATTAAAATATGAATTATTCTTGTTAAAAGATATTTTATAAAAACAGAATCTATAGTGTTATAATGAAAAACAATGGATATACATTAACCGCGAAAGAGGTGTGTGTTTTGGGTGGCCAAGCCGAGAGGGTTTACTACAGAGATGATAATTTCATCGTAGAGAAGGTTGAGCCTTCTTTTTCCCATAATCCAGCAGCAGAAAAACGCCTAAGCAGAGAAGTAATAAAGGTTATTGCAGTTGGCGGTGGTGGAGGCAACGCGCTAAACCACATCATTAGAAAGGGTTTAAAAGGGATAGACCTTATTGCTGCAAATACAGATTTAAATGATTTAGATAGATCATTGGCAGAATATAAAATAATTCTTGGAGAAACTCTTACAAGAGGCCTTGGAGCTGGGGCAATTCCAGAAGTTGGAGAGGCTGCTGCCAAAGAATCTCTTCCTCAGATACGTGCGGCACTGGAAGGTGCTGATATGGTTTATCTTACGGCAGGAATGGGCGGCGGGACCGGTACGGGTGGAATCCCTGTGATAGCCCGCGTTGCAAAGGAAATGAACATTCTTACCGTAGCAGTTGTAACAAAACCTTTTTCTTTCGAAGGAGCACGTAGAAAACGCTATGCAGAAGAAGGGATAGAGAAACTTCGTCCTCACGTGGATGCTTTAATCGTTGTTCCAAATGACAGACTTTTAGAGCTCGCACAAGAACAAACCTTGTTATTAGAATCTTTCGCACTGCCTGATGAATACTTATGTCAAGCAATTCAAGGCGTCACAGATCTCGTTACTCATCCCGGTCTTGTTAACTTGGATTTTGCTGACCTCAAAACCGTTATGAAAGAAGCAGGATTAGCGGTTATGGGTGTAGGCAGAGCATCAGGAGAAGAAAGAATGCTCAAGGCTGTCCGAATGGCACTGGAGAGTCCCTTGATGGAATTCAAGGCCAACGCAGCAAGAGGTCTTCTTATGAACATAATCAGTGCAGATGACCTAGGATTACACGAAGTACAAGAGGCTGCAAATTATATACAAGATATTCTAGCCGAAGACGTTACCTTTGTTTGGGGATGTGCCGTAGATACATCTCTCGACGGAGCGGTTGAAATAGTATTGATAGCCACCGGTTTTGATGAAACAGTTCAAATCCCTAATAAAACAAAAATGCAATCGCGGATTCATCGACAGAACATTCCAAAAGAAAAAAAAGAAGAAGCGGTTTATACTGCTGAAACAACGACATTAAATGTACAGGAAGAACAGCAAGAACCAGAGGTGGTTCTATCCTATTCTCCGGCTTGGCTTGAAGAGAGATCTTCACAAGAAGGAATAATAAGAATAAAAGAAGAAAGTTTTGATTTGCCAACTTTTACAAGGTTGGGTAAAACTCTCCATAAATAAAAATAAATTTAAAAGATAAAAAACATAAAAGACGTTGCTTAGGCAACGTCTTTTATGCTTTAAGGCTGCATAAAGAATTATTTCATTATATATAGAACAAAGAAATTAAGGGAAAATCCCTGAAAACCAGTTACATCCGGTAGTTATGAGATAGGGTATTTTTTCGTTAATTGAAAAAAAGAGTAAAAAAGAAAAGATAATCACTATCTGGCATTATAAAGGTCAGTAAAAATCAATCTCTTTAAACACAAATATAATGAATAAAAAAGGTAAAAAAGTTATATTTTTTAAGAAAATCGGTGAGATATCAGTGATATAATCAAACCGTTTTGAAAAAGTTGGGAGGAAATGAGATTGATAGAAAATACGGCGGCAGAATTTGACTATGAGATATGTAATGAAAGAATGAGACCTATTGCGGAGGCTTTAATAAGTAAATATAGAGAGCTTCAACATATACAGGCTGATAAAATTTTGTTTGTTTTAAACTACAAAAACTCTGGTAATAAGAGGCAAATGGTGCTCGCAAAAACAAGCCGTATCTCGCCGAAATGGACAGAAATACTCTATCAACTTGGTTCTTATTCATATTTTCATACTATAGAAATTTATGCCAAGACAACGGCATCAATGGATGAAAATCAAAAAATAGCACTTCTATATAGAGAACTTCGCCGCATCGGCCCTGAAGGAGAAATCCTTGTGCCAGATGTACATGATTGGTGGCAAGTTTTAATGGGTCTTGGACGAAATTGGTTCTATCCCGAGCAACCCTGTCCTAATCTCTTAGATGAAGGAATAGACTGGAAAAAGCTTATGGGACAATATTATGAACAGCCGGAGAACAACTAAGCTAATAATTAAAGAGGTTATTACACTTCCATTTATAACTGGAAATGGCTATTTATAAACGTGTGGGAATAAATAAAAAATAGAGAAGTAAATAATCAATAGAAAATCGAAAGAGGTATATTGATTTTAATAATTTAATTAACCTAATTTGGCACGAATAAGCGGCTCTTCGTGCCAAATTAAATTTGTAAGAAGTTTTCTTGCAAGCATCTCTTCAAGTAACGGTGTAACCTCTCCTCGTAAGGAGCATGGAACTTCTATGCTATATTTAACGTCTGCAACATATTCGACAGATATTCGCTCTTCCGGGATCGATAATTGGCGCAGGGTATTGGTCATAGTTTTTGAATGATCATAGCCGCATGTGAACTGTAATAAATGGTGGAACTCCATTTCAACATGACCAGCTTTTTCTATCGTAAGCTCTGAAGTTTCAGAGTATGCATCTATAAGCCCTCGCACTCCAAGCTTTGTTCCGCCAAAGAAACGTGTTACGACAAGAAGTGTATTATCAAGAGAATATTTCTTTAAAGCT
Proteins encoded in this region:
- the mnmG gene encoding tRNA uridine-5-carboxymethylaminomethyl(34) synthesis enzyme MnmG, yielding MQIDDKYEVIVVGGGHAACEAALASSRIGAKTLLLNLNLDNIAYMPCNPSIGGPAKGHLVREIDALGGEIAKAADASTQHLRWLNTSKGPAVKTLRAQCNPRLYSDYYRRKLLNEKELDIYQAEVTDVMIEKGEIKGVKIKTGQQFYSKTVIIATGTYLGSKIHIGLTSYKSGPIGQIAATEFARNFKKTGLEIGRLRTDTTPRLKMDTINWDILEKQKSISEPACFSYFGEKKVYEGMFCGLTRTNEQTHEIIRKYFPQSPIVQGTLDSLGPRYCPSIDDKIIKFPEKETHPIFLEPISLESQEVYMQNFSTSMCVEAQIEAVQTIKGCESAEILRPGYSIEYDYVQPTQLEAWLETKNIKNLFLAGQINGTSGYEEAGAQGLIAGINAALIAKNKHPVVLTRNLAYIGVLIDDLITKGTNEPYRMFTSRCEYRLLLRHDNADERLAQLGYEIGLNSEDIWEKYQKTWNLIKGEKERLENIKIAPTEKNNEILRGAASSPISEKISALSLLKRPEINWEILASMTDTKVNNEQGEKIAISLKYEGYIERQKKQVKKMEKMEKLKIPKDFDFSSIPSLSAEGKQKFLRALPRTLGQASRISGVPPTDIQLLWVAIENRRRSAIGE
- a CDS encoding DUF721 domain-containing protein, whose amino-acid sequence is MNRYKKIGEFIEKQNSNPVNDYEKFSILEANWNKLIGPPLSDRTAPVSCDFSEEGMKITINVEDHGLLQAINFRRHVFLKVLKKYFSREDISVEIKAGKIVRQGKAKGPKPDHMRRAPVFYSEEALKNETEYLMNENELEFEIAEPLAKLKLTVEKLKKRNN
- the ftsZ gene encoding cell division protein FtsZ; translation: MKNNGYTLTAKEVCVLGGQAERVYYRDDNFIVEKVEPSFSHNPAAEKRLSREVIKVIAVGGGGGNALNHIIRKGLKGIDLIAANTDLNDLDRSLAEYKIILGETLTRGLGAGAIPEVGEAAAKESLPQIRAALEGADMVYLTAGMGGGTGTGGIPVIARVAKEMNILTVAVVTKPFSFEGARRKRYAEEGIEKLRPHVDALIVVPNDRLLELAQEQTLLLESFALPDEYLCQAIQGVTDLVTHPGLVNLDFADLKTVMKEAGLAVMGVGRASGEERMLKAVRMALESPLMEFKANAARGLLMNIISADDLGLHEVQEAANYIQDILAEDVTFVWGCAVDTSLDGAVEIVLIATGFDETVQIPNKTKMQSRIHRQNIPKEKKEEAVYTAETTTLNVQEEQQEPEVVLSYSPAWLEERSSQEGIIRIKEESFDLPTFTRLGKTLHK
- a CDS encoding Neelaredoxin, producing MKLGDNIQSGDFKGEKHVPVLEFPEKVKSGELIKISASVGKEISHPNTPQHYIAWMQFFYKSDDGKFITELGKTIFASHGESANPAETGSSATEPSCSVMVRLTKSGTIIAQSYCNIHGLWESSQRIIVE
- a CDS encoding YigZ family protein, which gives rise to MAKINFDAKNCVFNAPRSEIDIEQTIKKSRFIGSIRTILTEKDAASQIKEISSLFPNATHYCWAYRIGINDTLEHSSDDGEPSGTAGRPILGALKKYSLDNTLLVVTRFFGGTKLGVRGLIDAYSETSELTIEKAGHVEMEFHHLLQFTCGYDHSKTMTNTLRQLSIPEERISVEYVADVKYSIEVPCSLRGEVTPLLEEMLARKLLTNLIWHEEPLIRAKLG